The Amycolatopsis jiangsuensis nucleotide sequence GGTCACCCTCGGCCTGTACCTGCTCGCGACCGTGCTCACCGCGTTCTCGTTCGCTCCCTGGTGGTTCTTCGTGCTCCGGTTCCTGACCGGCGCCGGCATCGGCGGCGAGTACGCGGCGATCAACTCCGCGATCGACGAACTGGTACCTGCCCGCGTCCGCGCCACGGTGAGCCTTTCGGTGAACGGGTCCTACTGGCTCGGCGCCGCCGGGGGAGCGGCGCTGAGCCTGGTGCTGCTGAATCCCGGCCTGCTGCCCGCCTGGCTCGGCTGGCGGCTCGCGTTCGGCCTCGGCGCGGTGCTCGGGCTGCTGATCTTCGTCGTCCGCCGGAGGGTCCCGGAAAGCCCGCGCTGGTTGTTCACCCACGGCCGCACCGAAGAGGCCGACGCGGTCGTCACCGGCATCGAGAACCAGGTCCGGGAGAAAACCGGGCAGGAACTGGACGAACCGGGCGACAGCCTGCGCGTGCGGCGGCGTGACCGCACCAGTCTGCTGGAGGTGGCCCGCACGCTCGCCACGACCTATCCGCGCCGCACGACGCTCAGCCTGGCGCTTTTCGTGGGGCAGGCGTTCCTGTACAACGCGGTGTACTTCACCCAGGGGCTCGTACTCGGCCGGTTCTTCGGCGTGCCCAGCTCGATGACCGGTGCCTACCTGATCCCGCTCGCCCTCGGCAGTTTCCTCGGACCGGTCGTGCTCGCGCGGTTCTTCGATTCGGTCGGCAGGCGGCCGATGATCATCACCAGCTTCCTCGGCTCCGGAGTCCTGCTGGTCGGCACCGGAATACTCTTCGAGGGCGGTGCTTTCTCCGCGGTGACCCTGACGATCGCCTGGTGCGCGGTGTTCTTCTTCGCCTCGGCGGGGGCGAGCTCGGCGTACCTCACCGCGTCGGAGGTGTTCCCGCTGGAGGTGCGGGCGCTGGCGATCGCGGTGTTCTACGCGGTGGGCACCGGACTCGGCGGCATCATCGGACCGCTGCTGTTCAGTTCCCTGGTCGAGACGGGCAATGCGGGCAATGTCGCCACCGGCTACTACATCGGCGCGGCCGTGATGATCGTCGGCGGCCTTGCGGAGGTCTTCCTCGGGGTGGCCGCGGAACGACGATCGCTGGAGGCGATCGCGAAACCGCTGTCGGCGTGAGCACGTCCACGGCACCGGCTCGCGGTGCCGTGGACGGTGCCGGTCAGCCGGCGGCGCTGGTGTTCACGTCGCCGTTCACGCCCTTCGGGAAGAACCCGCCGGAGGTCGCGGCCTTGTTGGTCAGGTAGACGATGTTGAGCACCTGACCGGGACTGCGGCTGTAGGCGATGCCGTTCTCGTCCGAGGGCACGATGTTGGCGTTGCCGTGCTCGTCGATCACGCCCTGGTCGTCGTCGGCCGCACCGTCGAGGCTGTCGCGGGCGTCGGACAGCTTGACCGAGGCCTTGCGCAGGTCGGAGCTGAACAGCCCGCTGCCGAGCAGCCCGCCGCCGCGCTGGTAGAGGGCGCTGCGGATGTTGCCGGCGTGGTAGGCCTCCACGGCGAGGATCCCGGCCGCGGCTTCGAGGTAGGTCTTGTTGCTGATCAACGGGGCCGCGCCCTTGTAGGCGGTCACCCCCACGTCCTCGAACAGGTACGCCGCGAGCAGGAAGTTCTCCTCGCAGGCGAACGCGTCGAAGCTGTGTCCCTTCTTCACGATGCCCGCGGCCTGCGCGGCGGCGGTGAAGCTGGACTGCAGGTCGATCTGCGGGCGGGCCACGGCGGCCGAACCGAGCGCGCTGCGCAGGAAGGCGACGTGGGCTTGTTCGTCGCCGGCGATCTCCTTGGCGTACTGGCGCGCGGCTTTGGTCTCGAACCGCACCGCACGGCCGCCGGTGACGCCACCTTGCGTGCCGGTGCCGGTGGCCATCGAGTCGGACAGCCCGTGGCCGGTGACCGCGTGCAGGTAGAACTCGGCTTCGAGGTATTCGAGGTTGAGCGCGAAGTTGAGCACGGCGCCGTCGCTGACCTCGGCGGCCTCGGCTTCCTGGGTGCCGGTGGCCATCGGGGCGGCCGAGCGGACCGACGCGGACGCCGTACCCGCGCCGAGCGCGCCGGTGCCCAGTGCTCCGGCACCCACCGCCCCGAGGCCGGTCATCCCCGCCGCCCGCAGAAAGCGGCGGCGGTCCTGGTCGTTCTCCGCGCTCCGGTTGATCATCGACGCGGCATAGCGTTTGCCAAACACCGACGTTCTCCTTCCCGCCCGCACGCGTACGGCGGGCGTCACCCGCTCGCCGGGCTCCCCGACGGCGGGGCGGATTCTTCGTGGACAGTGCGCATTCGGTGCCGACGCCGTTCCGGATGGGTCGTTTCCCCGATCCGGTCGCGGTTTTTCGAGCCCGGGTAAATCCGCTGCCGGAGTGAAAACCGGCTGGTCTACCCGTTACCCACAGGTAGTAAACACGTTCTGCGGAAAGAAAAAACCTGGAATTACGCCCAATCCGGTGAGCCAGGTTGTCCCGAATGACAACCGACGGTGAAGACCACACCCGAAAGGGGGTGAGATGAATGGATACTTCCCTGTCGGACGACGGACCGGCCCGGCATCCGGTACTGCTCCGGATGCTGGTGGTAGCCGGAACGTTGTTCGGTTTCACCCTGCTGGCGCTGCTCGCGTCGCACACCGCGGACGCCTCCGAACGGCCACGGCCGCCGGATCGCCCCGGTGCACTCGCCGGCACCGGACAAGCACTGCACGACGTGCTCGAACCCGGCGAGCAGGCAACACGCTCAGCCGCAGAGCCGGCGCACGCAGTGTCGTCCCGAGTGGCGGCAGCGGCGAAGCCGGTGGCGCGAATTGCCGAGCCGGCGGTCGAGTCGGTGGCGGAGGCCGTGGGGCCGGTGGTCAAGCCGGTGGCGAAGGTTGCCGATCCGGTGGCGAAGGCTGCCGGGCCGGTGACGCGGGTTGCCGAACCGGTGGTCAAGCCGGTGACGCAGTCGGCCGAGCCGGTGCTGTCGGCCTTGCGGCCGGTGACCCGTCCCGTAGTGGGCTCGCTCGATCCGGTGACCCGGCCGATACTGCGGGTCACGGATCCGGTGACCGGTCCGGTGCTGGGTGCGGACGAGGGCGGTGGCCAAACGGCTCCGCCGGCGCCGCAGTCACGTCCGGATCAGGCGGTGGCAGGTTCAGCCGATCGAACCGTGGCGCTGGTGGACAAGGTGCAACGGCATCACACCGGTGCGGCATCCGTGGTGTCCCGGCACGAGTCCGCCTCGGCGGGTGCGGAGCCGGCGTTCGTGCCGGAACCGATGTCCGGTTCCGGTGGCGGCGGTGGCGTGCCGGTGGGTTCGACCGGGGTCAGCGGTGCCGTGCCGGCGAGTGGCGGTGGTGCGCACGGTGGCGAGTACGCCGTGGCGCCTTCGGGCTCGCAGGAGATCGGTACGAGCCGTGCCTGGCGGGCACCGCCGGGCGGCCCTCCGTCGCTGTACTGGCTGGTCTCCTACGGAAACGACCATCCGAGCTGACCCGCCCTTTCCGACCTTCACAAATCCACAATGGACACGATGGTGAGGAAAGGGAAGTCATGCACAAGTACGTGCGACGCAGTTTGACCGCCGCGGTCATCTCCGGCGGGTTCGTCCTGCTGGGCAGCGCGGTGGCCAATGCGGACACCGGAAGTCAGGGCGGGCTCGGCGACACCGTGCAGTCGGTGGTGTCCGGCAGCTCGTCGGGCACCGGCGAAGGTGGCGACGGCGGAACCTCGGGCTCCGGCGGAAACGCGAGCAGCGGTAACACCGCGGTGAGCGGGAACTCCGGCGACTCGGGCAACTCCGGGGCCACCGGGCACAACAGCGCTTACGGCGCCTGCGTGCTCGCGAAGTGCACCACTTCGGTGTCTTCGGGCGATTCCGGGAACACCGGCGCGACCGGTTCCACCGGGAACGCCGCGAACACCAGCACCACCACCGGCGGTGCTTCCGGCAACGCCGGAAACGGCGGCTCCGGTACCGCGGTGTCGACCGGCACCAGCACCGCCGGAAACGGCGGCAACGGCACCGCGGCGTCGACCGGCACCACCGCCGGCGCACAGGGCGGCCACTCCTCGCGGGGCGGCGTGCTCGGTGCGCTGGGTTCGGTGACCGGCACGGCGAAGGGCGGCAACGGTGGCGATTCCGGCGACGCCGGCAACGCCACCAGCGGCAACTCCGCGGTGACCGGCGACTCGGGCGGCTCCGGCAACTCCGGTGCCACGGGCGGCAACAGCGCCTACGGCCTGTGTGTGCTGGCCGAATGCGCCACCTCGGTGTCGTCGGGTGATTCCGGCAGCACCGGTGTCACCGGCACGACGGGTGACGCGGCGAACGCCGGCACCACGACCGGCGGTACTTCCGGTACCGCGGGCAACGGTGGTGACGGTACTGCGGTCGGCGGTGGCAGCAACTCGGCCAGCGGTGCGCAGGGCGAGAGCCGTCACGAGCAGGGCTGGAGCGAGGGCTGGAACCGTCACGAGCAGGGCTGGAACCGGGATCACCGGGGCTGGAACCGCCACGACGGGAACCGGGACGGCCAGAGTGGCCGTACCGGAGTTCTGGGCACCGTGACCGGTACTGCGACCGGTGGTGACGGTGGCGATTCCGGTGACGCCGGGAACGCCACCAGTGGCAACGAGGCCGTGACCGGTACGTCCGGCGACTCGGGCGACTCGGGTTCGACCGGCGGCAACACCGCCGTCCAGTCGACCCGCGGGTCCGGGCAGCAGGGCCACCACGGCCGGGACAACGGAGACGCGTCGTCGGCCACTTCGGTGACCTCGGGCGACTCCGGTGCCACCGGCACCACCGGCTCGACCGGTGACGCCGGGAACATCAGCAGCACCGACGGTGGCGCCTCCGGCGACGCGGGCAACGGCGGCGACGCCGGCGTCCTCGCCACCGGCTGGAACACCGTCGCGCACGCCGTCTGATCCAGTACGCGGCGAGCACGAAGCGGGGCATCGGGAGCACTCCCGGTGCCCCGCTTTTTCACGCTCTCCGACGAAGGCCGGACCGCCCGACACGGGCGGGCGGCGGGAGCCGGGCGCGTTAGGATCGTGCCGCTGCGGCGCGGCCGGGCGAGGGGCGGATACCGTGCACCCGAAGGCACGGACAGTGGTGCCGGGCAGCGGTTCGGCGAGGAGACTGCGACACGATGGTGGATCCGGGGCGCCGCCCCACGGTCAAGGATGTCGCTCGGGCGGCCGGGGTTTCGGCGAGCACAGTGTCCAACGTGCTCCACGATCACCCGTACGTGACCGAGGAGAAGCGGCAGCGGGTGACCGACGCGATCGAGCGGCTCGGGTACGCGCCGTCGCTGGTGAGCCGTCAGCTGCGGGCGGGGCGATCGCAGGTCCTGGCGCTCGCGGTACCGGACATCACCTCACCGTATTTCGCGCACCTGGCACATGTGGTGATCGACGAGGCGCGACGTCGTTCGCTCACCCTGTTCATCGACGAGACGGGTGGTGGCGCGGCGCAGGAACGCACGATCGCCGAGGGGTACCTCAGCCGCGGCGTCACCGGCGTGCTGTTCTGCCCGGTCGAGCTCGCGCCCGCGGAACTGGAGCGGCTCAAGAGCGACGTCCCGACGGTCCTGCTCGGGGAGTACGTACCGGGGGGATCGTTCGACCACATCGCGATCAACAGCAGACGTTCCGCGGTCGAGGCGACCGAGCACCTGCTCTCGCGTGGCCGACGGCGGCCGGCGTTCGCCGGGATGCGCCTGGACCGGCAGGCGGGACCGGCCTACGAGCGCCTGCGCGGAGTCCGGGAAGCGTTGCGCGCCACCGGCGTCGACGTCGACGCGGACCTCGTTTTCGACGTCGCGGACCACAGCCGGGAGGAAGGCGCCCGCGTCGCCCGCGAACTCGTGCGGCGCCGCTCGGACTGTGACGCGCTGATCTGC carries:
- a CDS encoding LacI family DNA-binding transcriptional regulator, with the translated sequence MVDPGRRPTVKDVARAAGVSASTVSNVLHDHPYVTEEKRQRVTDAIERLGYAPSLVSRQLRAGRSQVLALAVPDITSPYFAHLAHVVIDEARRRSLTLFIDETGGGAAQERTIAEGYLSRGVTGVLFCPVELAPAELERLKSDVPTVLLGEYVPGGSFDHIAINSRRSAVEATEHLLSRGRRRPAFAGMRLDRQAGPAYERLRGVREALRATGVDVDADLVFDVADHSREEGARVARELVRRRSDCDALICAADLLAVGALSALREAGVAVPADIALLGWDDAPEVRYTAPPLTSIAHDMTGLAQQAIDAILARQADPTRPAEHLLVGHRLMVRESTGAG
- a CDS encoding MFS transporter, with amino-acid sequence MSEMVETSVPARLDRLPWSSWHWMVLVGLGTVWILDGLEVTIVSALSERLTEPGSGLSLSDTEIGLATSCYVAGSVLGALLFGYLTDRWGRKRLFLVTLGLYLLATVLTAFSFAPWWFFVLRFLTGAGIGGEYAAINSAIDELVPARVRATVSLSVNGSYWLGAAGGAALSLVLLNPGLLPAWLGWRLAFGLGAVLGLLIFVVRRRVPESPRWLFTHGRTEEADAVVTGIENQVREKTGQELDEPGDSLRVRRRDRTSLLEVARTLATTYPRRTTLSLALFVGQAFLYNAVYFTQGLVLGRFFGVPSSMTGAYLIPLALGSFLGPVVLARFFDSVGRRPMIITSFLGSGVLLVGTGILFEGGAFSAVTLTIAWCAVFFFASAGASSAYLTASEVFPLEVRALAIAVFYAVGTGLGGIIGPLLFSSLVETGNAGNVATGYYIGAAVMIVGGLAEVFLGVAAERRSLEAIAKPLSA
- a CDS encoding ferritin-like domain-containing protein, whose protein sequence is MFGKRYAASMINRSAENDQDRRRFLRAAGMTGLGAVGAGALGTGALGAGTASASVRSAAPMATGTQEAEAAEVSDGAVLNFALNLEYLEAEFYLHAVTGHGLSDSMATGTGTQGGVTGGRAVRFETKAARQYAKEIAGDEQAHVAFLRSALGSAAVARPQIDLQSSFTAAAQAAGIVKKGHSFDAFACEENFLLAAYLFEDVGVTAYKGAAPLISNKTYLEAAAGILAVEAYHAGNIRSALYQRGGGLLGSGLFSSDLRKASVKLSDARDSLDGAADDDQGVIDEHGNANIVPSDENGIAYSRSPGQVLNIVYLTNKAATSGGFFPKGVNGDVNTSAAG